CCCCAACTGAGGCCCAGATAAAGGACATAGTAGAGTGGTTGTTGGCTTTCCACGGAGATTCCACACGTTTCAGCACAGACAGTTTGGGTGATGCTGGGTACGATGGAGCAGCCTCACTTGGAGATGCAGTTTGTGGAATGGCTGTTGCTTGTATCACAAAAAGGGATTTCCTGTTCTGGTTCCGGTCCCACACTGCAAAAGAGATGAAATGGGGTGGCGCAAAGCATCAGCCTGAGGACAAGGGTGATGGGCAGAGGATGCAGCCGCGCTCTTCTTTCAAGGCATTTCTAGAAGTGGTAAAAAGGCGCAGCTTGCCATGGGAGAAAGCAGAAATCGGTGCAATCCACTCTCTGCAGCTTCTTCTGCGAGACTTATTTAGAGATGCTGAGCCAAGCAATCCTAAGGCTGTTGTACATGCCCAGCTTGGGGACATGGAGTTGCAAGGTATGGATGAACTCAGTTTGGTTGCAAGAGAAATGGTCAGGTTGATAGAGACTGCAACTGCTCCTATATTTGCTGTAGATGTTGATGGCTGTATAAATGGGTGGAATGCAAAGGTTGCAGAGTTGACAGGGCTCTCAGTTGAAGAAGCTATGGGGAAGTCTTTGGTTCGTGATCTTATTTATAAAGAATACGAAGAAACATTAGACAAGCTTCTTTCTCGAGCTTTAAGAGGTAATCGATTAATACATACTGTCTTTGTTCCTGCCAATATTAAAAGTTTAATAAGGGGGTTGTATTGGCATCCGGTAGAAATGTTTTGGTCCAATTCATTCTGTATTGCATCAAAAGGCACAAAGAAATCCATTGATCTTAAAATAATTATGCTGACAATAAAAGCTGCAAGTATGTtgcattaattttgatttttttttttaaatctgaaGTGCATGGTGCGGATTAGATTTAAAGCAAGAAGTTGCTCACTTTCTCTTCGTATGATGTGATGACTTCGTTTGAATGGGATGTCCTAAATCTCATCAATTGACCAGTATATGTGTTAGCTTGCGTCTTTAATTATTCTTCCCATTTGAGAGAGTAAATTTGTAATCTGCCAAAAGTTTAGCTGTTGCTTGTGCTGCGTCAATATATTTGCATTATATCTGCAAGATATTAGGACATTTGAAACCATCCCTTACTATAAGTAGGTTTTACTAAGAAGTTGAAGTTTCCACTATGTTCTCCCTAAAAAAGCTAATGGATGCCCTATCATATGGATGCTGATCATGTTGCTACCATCCTAACATGGAGAGTGGCATGATGTCCAATATACATAAGAAATGGCAACACAGTGACGAAACTAAAATAGACCTGAACATGATGTTGGTGTTAAAAAATGGATTCTTGTgccaagaagagagagagaaaaccatTAATCTCCATGTTTTAGGGGTTGGAATGTTAGAATCTTATTCTTACTATTGGTTTACAATATATTGATTAGTATCCGAGTTTAGAAGCAACCTTCTATCCGTTGATACATAATATTTAGTATTTGCCTTGGATGGGAGTTGGTTTTGATAACATTTTGTATATCACTTTAGTTTAATCAATGCAGGTGAAGAAGATAGGAATGTAGAGATAAAACTGAGGACATTTGGCCCTGAGCATCATAAGAGGGCTGTATTTGTGGTAGTCAATGCTTGCTCTAGCAAGGATTACACAGATAATATGGTAGGAGTTTGTTTTGTTGGTCAGGATGTTACTGGTCAAAAAGTGGTGATGGATAAGTTTATCAACATTCAAGGTGATTACAAGGCTATTGTTCATAGTCCCAATCCTTTGATCCCTCCCATATTTGCTTCAGATGATAATAAGTGTTGCTCCGAGTGGAACAGTGCTATGGAAAAGCTCACTGGGTGGGCCCGAGGGGACATCGTAGGAAAAAAGTTAGTTGGAGAGGTTTTTGGCAGGTGCTGTCGGCTCATGGGTCGAgatgatttgtcaaaattcatgatTGTCTTGCGCAATGCAATTGGAGGGCAAGACACAGATAAGttcccattttctttctttgatcaaAATGGGAGATATGTACAGGCTCTTTTGACTGCAAACAAGAGGGTAAATATGGATGGCCAGGTTATTGGAGCCTTCTGCTTCTTGCAGATTGCTACTCCTGAATTGCAGCAAGCTCCGAAAGTTCAGAGGCAACAGGAGAAGAAATGCTTTGCAAGAATGACAGAGTTGGCTTACATTTGCCAGGAAGTAAAGAATCCTTTGAGTGGTATTCACTTTACTAACTCACTGTTGGAGGCTACAGACATGACTGAAGATCAAAGGAGGCGCATTCTTGAGACTAGTGCTGCTTGTGTGAAGCAGATGTTGAAGATTACAAAGGACGTTGATCTGGAGAGAATTGAAGATGGGTGAGTTTTTCTTAAACAAGTCAGTTAAAACTATCAGTTTATGCAGAAGAAAATGTGATGCATGTAGCAGTATTTTTTGTCAATTGCCTACTAAACgcttaaaaatttatttcatatgCAATGTATACTAGTTGTAAGTTTTCGACATCTCTTTACCATCAGTTACAGTGAATCTAAATCTAATGCGTGTTTCTGCCAATTATATGATATAGACAGCCAGATTGATATCATGTCGTTCCCTTCAACAGTAGCTTTTGTTCTAGATAAGCCAAAAATATATGACTGTATAGATGGTGATATCCTTCATAGTACTGTAAATGTACTGAAAAAAGTTTTGGGGATCTCAACAAATCTACCAATTTGCATCTGGGCTAAAGAAATGTGGTTTTATCCCATTAACTTGATTATTTTCCCCGCTGGTTCCACAGATTGTGGTCCATAACCCTGTTTAAGGACACAGATTGTGCCCTTTGATTGAACATGATGCCTTGTATTTTTTATCATGTCTTAATTCATTGCTACCATGTTTAAATCCGTGTTTGTCTTAACATCTCATCTGAACTCCAATGTTATTTTATTCGGAATCAGTTCATTGGAGCTTGAGAAGGGAGAATTCTTTCTTGGGTGTGTCATAAATTCTGTTGTTAGCCAAGTAATGATGCTGctgagggaaaaaaatttgcaattgatTCGCGATATTCCGGAAGAAACGAAATCATTGGCTGTTTACGGTGATCAAATAAGAATTCAACAGGTCCTAGCTGATTTTTTGGTGACTATGGTGCATTATGCACCATCACCAGAAGGTTGGGTAGAGATTTGTGTTCGTCCAAGCTTCAAGCAAATTTCTGATGGACACACTCTTGTGCGTACCGAATTCAGGTATGTTGGATTCCAATTCATTTTTACCCTTTTTCTAGTTATACCATGATGGATTATTACCTATTTATTAGAAAGGAATAAttccttcattttatttttcccataaAGTTGAGCTGGTGTCAATAATGTATATGTTTTGTCTGTGTGTGCACTGACATAATTTTGCTGGTTTTAATTAATGGTTGTCTTAATTTTGTCCTTCAACACTCCTAACCATCAGTATACTCAGTTGTCAATAATATTTTGTGttctttgagaaaaaaaaaaaaaagagcaagtgTCATATTGGACTGATTCAAACAAGTTAAGCATTCAACCAGATCTGAAGTAGTTGAGTCATCGTGTGAGTTTAACAAAATCTTTGACTAACACTTAACATGTAGGTGCTTTATGGTGGCAACTATTGGTCCTAGAATGGATTGTTGTTTGTACTATCTCtgtaaaatttcacaatatgaTGGTTTAAAGTTTTTAGTATGCCTCTTACCTATAACATGCTGAGGCTTTTCCTTAGTTGTCCTTATCCGTGCCAAAGAGGCTTGCGACTTGGGTTCTGTAGATATATGACATATCCTTACAGTATTCTTGAGGTCTGGAAGGTTGACTACACTTTGAGCTGTCATGGGAGGTTCTCTAACATAATCTTCAGGTCCTATGAAACTTAGATGCCCTCTTAGACTTGCTTGcatcatcaattttttaaatttatgttaatCCATCAACACCTTGTTGATATGCTCGCCAACACTGAAATCTTGCAAAATACTGATAAatgtttgggtttttatttttatttttaattttattattttatttttaataattaaaaaagttagGGTTAGACTAACCAGTCAAAGTTGCATCCCTAatatatgataatttatttttttggggtagAATTTATTATGTAAATCTCTTAGAGCAGCAATTTTACAAGCATGCGCTTTAAGCAAGTTAGTTGCTTGATATTTGGTGAATAAACTTGTGGTACCATACTTATGATTCCCATGTGCATTATGTTGGCATGGTGTTACTGATATGTGCTTttgaattaatttcaattatggATTCCTTGTTAGCCAACttcttttgtaaaaaaagattatatggAAGTAATTTTTGATCACTTGCAAGTTACaacttatctatatatatatataaaaccgaagtttttgaaactccacaattttccacgtcagcacaatatttaaattaaatttaaattaaattaaattttccaccttatcactgttttccttttccaatgcaaattagacttctagccaaataaggacactctctcaccgcctctactctctcctatttaagaattgcttgcgtagaaaacctaagccccaaaaacttatttttgccgCAACACGATTTTCTCCTTAAagcttatttttcttcaagattttttttgagggcaactcatgcttcacaattcacatattccacttatgtattggactcctctccttcttcggtcaatgcatcaaggttagggttatttgatttgttcaataaaatttttttttgagggcggctcatgcttcacaattcacatattccacttatgtattgtactcctctccttcttcggtcaatgcatcaaggttagggttatttgatttgttcaataaaaattatagatctgttgctttttcttataagtttgtcaattgttgttttgtttatttaattgctgggcctgaatcttttaattaaattttcaaatttttattggacGTTGATCAAATAACCttaaccttgatgcattgaccaaagaaggagaggagtccaatacataagtggaaaagttataatcatggattcccttctttctattgtatttctctattgcgtaattatatatatatatatatatatattgttttatttcaatacttttgaaactttgaatcttctgatttttttaaattttttttttttttttggccttttggaagttttaacatcataacttttgggttttattttttctattattagaaattatctagaagatttcaatgaatatccatggattattcttttttagggtaacccatctttatcttatatttctattcctaacttttttttcctatattttttctttaattgtccgtgtttacgtctcttttgtttttcttattttttctttaattgtccgtgtttatgtctctttttgtgtgagtatgtgtcaTCGTATCTGGGTATTTaggcaaaatctataaagaataaagatgctttttttttttggtaatgaatcctgtgtttttcatgactttagtgagtcatattcttaatgatcgaaatggttttgtttgacttggattttgttcatattggtttcaaagtttatttcttggcttatattatagattgtaatatatttattcatcaaactgtttagttgagtttgttttcgaaattgttttcaatgttggacattttcttgaaacatgttggtatcatatattaaaatactgttaagttgataataataataataataaacaaaaattaaattatatattgtacttaatacatttcccgtgcatcgcacgggttagcgactagttttaggtatatatatgtgtgtgtgtggagatggatcttattattaatttctttgaTATTGATTCAACTAATATTGATCTTATTTATGAAGGATGGTAAGCCCTGGTGAAGGTCTTCCTCATGAATCGGTTCAGGAGATGTTTCATAGCAGTGGATGGTTGACTGAAGAAGGCCTAGGGCTGAGGATGTGCAGAAAGATTGTAGGGCTCATGAATGGTGAAGTCGAATATATCAGGGAGTCAGAAAGAAGTTACTTCTTAGTTATTCTAGAACTTCCTATGCCTCGGAGAGGCTTAAAGAGTATTGACTAAATTATTAGCATTAAGAAGAGGCCCCAAAATCGAAGCCTTTTAGTTTCAACCTGAGATACTTACTTCTGGCATATACCCTTTGGATGGCTTCCATAACCTGGTTGGTTACAAGGATTACACTTGCACCAAAGTTCATTCAGCTGAGTATTGGATAAGATTAAGAACATGTCTTTCTACCCACGTGGCATGTTATTCACATTGCTTTTAGGCGAACACCAGTCTCAACTTCGAAacacggtttttttttttttttggtaaacaactTCCAAACACAGTTTCTACTTATATAAGATTGCTGATTGATTTCTAGCTTAAGTGTAGTCTTAAGAAGATCTTTCAGATATAGTTATGTGACAACCTTTGTTGCATGGTGTGCCACCATGTGTATTTATCACGTGAGCAAGTGCAAGCGGGTGCCATTCGAGATTGGTATTGAGGATTCCATTGTGAGAAGCAGTGCTTTCATGGAATTAAGGCAAGATTGACTAGCATCTTTCTACTGCCATAAGCATGTGGTGTAGCAATTGTTTGCACTATATATCTTCCcaatttcccaaaaataaatgtaaaatattcTACTGCTTTTGGGTTACTCCTCCTAAATATAGTTTGTTGTGTATCCTTTCTATCTGTGTAATAAAGCAAATAGTCCTGCTATAGTTGTTAAATTTTTGTGCTACAAATTGTATGAATCTGATTAAGATATGTATATGTCTAAAAATCCCGTGTATCACCGCTAGTGTTCTAATTTATGTTTCATTAATTACAACTTgtcatgtttttttatttttctaagaaataaaaatcaattgaagttgaaaaagaaaaaaaaatttagacatatGACAGACTATAATTAATGGAGCATAAAGTGGATTATTAAAAACAAgataaagaatttttatttgtatttcatGCATCGTGTATCATTCCTCTTTGATAAAATTGaagccttctttctttcttctaccCACCAATGATGACAGCCCAAGGTATTGCTCAAAATGCACCACTTCTTGTAAGCCCAAGGTAGCCAGGATTTGTTGTTTGATTGCTTTCGCGGTAGACTTGTTAAAGAAAATAGCTGTTTTGTTTTGGTTCACCTTTGGCCTAACTCACCTTCATATTTCTCAAGGATATCAATGATCTTTCTGCATTCATCACCGCCCCTATAAAAGAGGAGGCTATCATCTGTTGGGCCTCTCCTGCAAAGAGGGAAACCCTTGATTTCTCCCATGTTTGCTGCATGTTGGATTAGGCCATGGAGAAACCACAGCCAAAGGAACGGGCTTGGCAGAATCAGCGGGGAAAGAAGACTCTGTTGAGCTTGACTCTAGTC
The Quercus lobata isolate SW786 unplaced genomic scaffold, ValleyOak3.0 Primary Assembly Scq3eQI_34, whole genome shotgun sequence genome window above contains:
- the LOC115973181 gene encoding phytochrome B-like, whose translation is MPFPTSQRASHNATTTTKRERPNSSMASSSRATHSHSTKAIAQYPVDARLHAVFEQSGESGKSFDYSQSIRTTTESVPEEEMRAYLSKIQRGGHIQPFGCMIAVDEASFSVIGYSENARDMLALLPQSVPSLEKPEILTIGTDVRTLFTNSSSVLLEKAFRAKEITLWNPVRIDSKNCGKPFYAILHRIDVGIVIDLELARTEDPALLIAGAVQPQKLAAQAISSLQSLPGGDIKLLCDTVVERVRELTGYDRAMVYMFHEDEHGEVVAESKRPDLEPYIGLHYPAADIPQASRFLFKQSRVRMIVDCHAMPVRVIQHDRIEQPLCLVGSTLRAPHGCHAQYMANMGSTASLAMSVIIKGNDEEGVGGQSSMRLWGVVCHHTSARCIPFPLRNACEFLMQAFGLRLNMELQLSSQMLENRVLMANTLLCGMLLRDSPNRIVTKMAGIMDLVNCDGATLYYQGKYYPLGVTPTEAQIKDIVEWLLAFHGDSTRFSTDSLGDAGYDGAASLGDAVCGMAVACITKRDFLFWFRSHTAKEMKWGGAKHQPEDKGDGQRMQPRSSFKAFLEVVKRRSLPWEKAEIGAIHSLQLLLRDLFRDAEPSNPKAVVHAQLGDMELQGMDELSLVAREMVRLIETATAPIFAVDVDGCINGWNAKVAELTGLSVEEAMGKSLVRDLIYKEYEETLDKLLSRALRGEEDRNVEIKLRTFGPEHHKRAVFVVVNACSSKDYTDNMVGVCFVGQDVTGQKVVMDKFINIQGDYKAIVHSPNPLIPPIFASDDNKCCSEWNSAMEKLTGWARGDIVGKKLVGEVFGRCCRLMGRDDLSKFMIVLRNAIGGQDTDKFPFSFFDQNGRYVQALLTANKRVNMDGQVIGAFCFLQIATPELQQAPKVQRQQEKKCFARMTELAYICQEVKNPLSGIHFTNSLLEATDMTEDQRRRILETSAACVKQMLKITKDVDLERIEDGSLELEKGEFFLGCVINSVVSQVMMLLREKNLQLIRDIPEETKSLAVYGDQIRIQQVLADFLVTMVHYAPSPEGWVEICVRPSFKQISDGHTLVRTEFRMVSPGEGLPHESVQEMFHSSGWLTEEGLGLRMCRKIVGLMNGEVEYIRESERSYFLVILELPMPRRGLKSID